A region of Chloracidobacterium sp. DNA encodes the following proteins:
- a CDS encoding TIGR00159 family protein → MQITNYIPTINTLRNVLDIALVFIIVYVVLKLLRGTRAVPTVVGMVILALLYWFAVAQELSTLEFVLRYAVGFIGIAIIVLFQSEIRQALIYFANRFRFPILKRQRGQFGGSVYDEIVLAMTTLATEKTGALIVIERNIGLRNFIDAGVQLDAKISYDLIVSIFNPSSPLHDGAVVIQNERLAAASVFLPLTKNPEISRELGTRHRAAIGVTEGSDAISLVVSEETGLITYVEAGEVRRNLDTTQLRKLLLDAMEIPLIETRSERRFTTESTENTEIV, encoded by the coding sequence ATGCAGATCACGAATTACATTCCGACGATAAATACGCTGCGAAATGTCCTTGACATAGCGCTCGTTTTTATCATTGTCTATGTCGTCCTTAAGCTGCTGCGTGGAACGCGCGCTGTGCCGACGGTCGTAGGTATGGTGATACTGGCGCTGCTGTATTGGTTTGCTGTTGCGCAGGAGCTTTCCACGTTGGAATTCGTGCTTCGATACGCAGTAGGGTTTATCGGCATCGCGATCATCGTTCTTTTTCAGTCAGAGATCAGGCAAGCTCTGATTTACTTCGCCAACCGGTTTCGCTTTCCGATATTGAAGCGTCAGCGCGGGCAATTTGGGGGCAGCGTTTATGACGAGATCGTGCTTGCGATGACAACGCTTGCGACCGAAAAGACCGGTGCGCTGATAGTGATCGAGCGAAACATCGGCCTGCGAAATTTTATCGACGCAGGCGTGCAGCTAGATGCAAAGATAAGTTACGATCTGATCGTTTCGATCTTTAATCCTTCATCGCCGCTTCACGACGGAGCGGTGGTTATCCAAAACGAAAGACTTGCCGCCGCATCAGTTTTTCTGCCGCTGACAAAAAATCCAGAGATCTCCCGCGAACTCGGCACGCGTCACCGCGCCGCGATCGGCGTCACCGAAGGCTCCGACGCGATCTCGCTCGTCGTCTCGGAAGAAACAGGCCTGATAACCTACGTCGAAGCCGGCGAAGTGAGGCGAAATCTCGATACGACCCAGCTTCGCAAACTGTTGCTCGACGCGATGGAAATTCCGCTTATTGAAACCCGCTCGGAAAGAAGATTCACCACAGAGAGCACAGAGAACACAGAGATTGTTTAA
- a CDS encoding HaeIII family restriction endonuclease: MTNKVTNYLTSTGGKRTQSLSLPVLTRSAFTLSREGLRRKTWATLGDYHSSVYVPILSAFRDELRRMEKAHGNIVAERLVQYLIGNKYFYKVIKGNNS; encoded by the coding sequence ATAACGAACAAGGTGACAAATTACCTGACTTCGACTGGTGGTAAAAGAACCCAGTCGCTATCGCTCCCGGTTCTGACCCGCTCCGCCTTCACTCTCAGCCGCGAAGGTTTGCGTCGCAAGACTTGGGCAACGCTTGGCGACTATCACTCGTCAGTATATGTTCCAATCCTCTCCGCATTCCGTGATGAGCTTCGACGAATGGAAAAGGCTCACGGAAATATTGTGGCGGAAAGATTAGTTCAATATCTCATAGGAAATAAGTATTTTTACAAGGTAATCAAAGGAAACAATTCATAG
- a CDS encoding rod shape-determining protein encodes MLKISSLRKLVTDSMAIDLGTASTIIAVKGRGVVLDEPSLVAINEQKDEIIAYGSEAAEMRGREGRDLVVVAPLSGGVVGDFERTKKMLAHFVKKAKTGGSSISVQAVMSMTSDVTHVEQRALFNAAEDAHIGKVFMMEEGLAAAFGAGVLPTDKRASAIVDIGAGTTNIAIVAKGSIVHSTSDRLGSNEINENLATHLRRHRGLQVGFETTELLKTTFSSTFLPDDISKTITIRGRDIQTGSPGAVDITLGEVYPIVESVVRRIALRVKDTLTELRPEVAADIYDRGVILTGGGALLEGIDRYMRGSINLPITIPEEPRYATVNGLVKMFEDEKLLERVSRNELGVFQHGEIPFEA; translated from the coding sequence ATGCTGAAGATCTCATCATTAAGAAAACTGGTTACTGATTCGATGGCTATCGATCTCGGAACGGCGAGCACGATCATCGCCGTTAAGGGCCGAGGTGTCGTGCTCGACGAGCCTTCGCTGGTTGCAATCAACGAACAAAAAGACGAAATAATCGCCTACGGCTCGGAAGCAGCCGAGATGCGTGGACGGGAAGGCCGGGACCTTGTCGTGGTAGCCCCGCTTAGCGGCGGCGTGGTTGGCGATTTTGAACGCACAAAGAAGATGCTTGCCCATTTTGTCAAAAAGGCAAAAACGGGCGGTTCGAGTATCTCGGTCCAGGCCGTGATGAGCATGACCTCAGATGTTACGCACGTCGAGCAGCGCGCGCTTTTTAACGCCGCCGAAGATGCTCATATAGGCAAGGTCTTCATGATGGAAGAAGGCCTGGCTGCTGCATTTGGCGCGGGCGTTCTGCCGACTGACAAACGTGCTTCGGCGATCGTTGACATCGGCGCAGGCACAACAAATATTGCGATCGTCGCAAAAGGCTCTATTGTTCATTCGACATCCGACCGGCTCGGCAGCAATGAAATTAACGAAAACCTTGCAACGCATCTCCGCCGTCATCGCGGATTGCAGGTCGGCTTTGAAACCACTGAACTGCTAAAGACGACATTTTCATCGACATTTCTTCCTGATGATATTTCCAAAACGATCACCATTCGCGGACGCGATATTCAAACCGGCAGTCCGGGAGCCGTCGACATTACGTTGGGCGAAGTCTATCCGATTGTCGAAAGCGTGGTGCGTCGTATAGCTCTTCGTGTTAAAGATACGCTTACCGAACTTCGCCCCGAGGTCGCGGCTGATATCTACGACCGAGGCGTCATCCTTACCGGCGGCGGAGCCCTGCTCGAAGGTATAGACCGATACATGCGAGGGTCGATCAATCTTCCTATCACCATTCCCGAGGAGCCGCGATACGCAACCGTCAACGGCCTCGTCAAAATGTTCGAGGACGAAAAACTGCTGGAACGTGTCTCACGCAATGAGCTTGGAGTATTCCAACACGGCGAAATTCCCTTCGAAGCCTAA
- a CDS encoding aminotransferase class V-fold PLP-dependent enzyme → MIYFDNNATTQVVPQVLDAMLPYLGSSYANSSSGHSFGQKSLQAVKSARQSIADLLGARIADEIVFTSCGTESDNWAIIGAVKAAPEKDHIITTRVEHEAVRKVCQNLDGVSHRVTWLDVDEDGNLDLDALRSALNEKTAVVSVMLANNETGILFPVKEIGEIIKEKSDALFHVDGINAVGKISIDLKNTTIDLFSAAAHKFYGPKGIGTLYIREGVELPSFFIGGGQEGGRRAGTPATHQIVGMAAAAEFVKDMSPMEKVRELRDRLENGILKDISNSRLNGTSDTSKRLPNTSCISFENTNGEMIMHKLDELGICISTGSACHSHDHTASSVLQAMNVPYSYAMGSIRFSLGRLNTEDEVDIVVDALTGIVKELTALAD, encoded by the coding sequence ATGATCTATTTTGACAACAATGCGACTACGCAGGTCGTTCCACAAGTTTTGGATGCAATGTTACCGTATCTTGGTTCGTCTTACGCTAATTCATCCTCAGGCCACTCATTTGGACAGAAATCGCTTCAAGCCGTCAAATCTGCCCGACAAAGCATTGCCGACTTGCTTGGCGCACGCATTGCTGATGAAATTGTTTTTACATCATGCGGCACCGAGAGCGATAATTGGGCGATCATTGGCGCTGTAAAGGCTGCACCCGAAAAAGATCATATAATCACAACCCGAGTCGAACACGAAGCCGTCCGAAAAGTCTGTCAAAACCTCGACGGAGTATCACATCGCGTGACATGGCTCGATGTGGACGAAGACGGCAACTTAGATCTCGATGCTTTGCGTTCAGCTCTCAACGAAAAGACAGCGGTCGTGTCGGTAATGCTTGCAAACAACGAAACTGGAATCCTTTTTCCGGTCAAAGAGATTGGTGAGATCATTAAGGAAAAATCTGATGCTCTGTTTCACGTTGACGGTATAAACGCTGTTGGCAAAATTTCAATTGACCTGAAGAACACAACGATCGATCTGTTCTCCGCAGCCGCGCATAAGTTCTACGGCCCGAAAGGAATTGGGACGTTGTACATCCGAGAAGGCGTCGAATTGCCTTCGTTCTTTATCGGCGGCGGACAGGAAGGCGGTCGGCGTGCCGGAACCCCCGCAACGCACCAGATCGTCGGAATGGCTGCAGCTGCAGAATTTGTCAAAGATATGTCGCCGATGGAAAAGGTCAGAGAATTACGTGACCGTTTGGAAAACGGGATCCTAAAGGATATTTCAAATTCTCGCCTCAACGGCACTAGCGACACGTCAAAACGCCTGCCCAACACATCGTGCATTTCGTTTGAAAATACGAACGGAGAAATGATCATGCACAAACTCGACGAACTCGGCATCTGCATCTCGACCGGCTCTGCCTGTCATTCGCATGACCACACAGCATCGTCTGTCCTTCAGGCGATGAATGTTCCGTATTCCTATGCAATGGGGTCAATACGATTTTCGCTTGGACGCTTAAATACTGAAGATGAGGTTGATATCGTAGTTGACGCTTTGACGGGAATCGTAAAGGAACTAACTGCGTTGGCTGACTAG
- a CDS encoding YbbR-like domain-containing protein: protein MVDSVFAKQIIRKVFLEDWGLKLIALVITLALWFGVTGLSTPTTKRFTIPLNLNISSSAQIVNAPLQEVEIEVNGDKRKVEQINRTELAASLDLTDVEPGDRVILLSPESVFVPLPQGVKLVEVAPSRIAVNLEAVEEKDLEVKTITTGEPAPGYEVYSTTVLPPNVKVRGPASIVRILEYVQTDKINLTGKKDEFTAKQVPVVAPNPKAAVLNTFVDVIFKIGEKRIERSFSIPVADAPRKTVNFTIYGPRTSLSKVRVDDFKVEFDGETPRIIVPDELQNVVEVKNVKVRTGSSSDRIP, encoded by the coding sequence GTGGTGGATTCAGTTTTTGCAAAACAAATCATTAGAAAGGTCTTTCTTGAAGATTGGGGGCTTAAGCTGATCGCGCTTGTCATCACGCTCGCGCTTTGGTTCGGCGTTACGGGTTTGAGTACGCCGACGACAAAACGTTTTACGATCCCGCTCAATTTGAATATTTCCAGCAGCGCGCAGATCGTAAATGCTCCGCTGCAAGAGGTCGAGATCGAGGTCAACGGCGACAAACGCAAGGTCGAGCAGATCAATCGCACGGAACTCGCCGCTTCACTGGACCTGACCGATGTCGAGCCTGGTGACCGAGTAATTTTGCTGTCGCCTGAGAGCGTTTTTGTTCCGCTGCCGCAAGGCGTCAAATTGGTCGAGGTCGCCCCGAGCCGCATCGCCGTCAATCTCGAGGCCGTCGAAGAAAAAGACCTCGAGGTAAAGACGATCACTACCGGCGAACCAGCCCCAGGTTACGAGGTTTACAGCACTACCGTGTTACCGCCGAATGTTAAAGTTCGCGGCCCGGCAAGCATCGTCCGCATTCTCGAATACGTCCAGACCGACAAGATCAATCTGACCGGTAAAAAAGATGAGTTCACGGCAAAACAAGTGCCCGTCGTCGCCCCAAATCCAAAGGCTGCCGTTCTCAATACGTTTGTCGATGTTATATTCAAGATCGGCGAGAAACGCATCGAGCGTTCATTTTCAATACCAGTTGCCGACGCGCCCCGCAAGACCGTCAACTTCACGATCTATGGCCCGCGAACCTCACTTTCAAAAGTTCGTGTCGATGATTTTAAGGTTGAGTTCGATGGCGAGACGCCGCGGATCATCGTGCCCGATGAGCTTCAGAATGTTGTCGAAGTGAAAAATGTCAAAGTCAGAACCGGGAGCAGCAGCGACCGGATTCCCTAA
- a CDS encoding FHA domain-containing protein, whose protein sequence is MDAILKITEPTGRTWEVKLVHAKTYSIGRARENDIVLDDRRVSRKHAFIFGDGKTFKVIDGHLENGQLIRSVNHVFVNGNIQIQCPLTADDVITIGESKLRFLVGVGDSDVVLENDPIPQLAVTAEHDAGTEKSQPINYDDAPLGHTQVQISVNDLIGRRSSLSLENAVATPEEIKDLRRKAKILGLLFEMSKTLGTVFDLEEIFERATDLIFRGTPADRVVALLTDENDNSVSFDLSLYQIGAKTREESIKKLTDKLTVSRTITQKVMRDRVAILSQDAKTDEQFQGAESIVAQGVRSTICAPLITQSSVHGVLYADRLDPFAAFSPDHLELISAVAAQTAVTVETVKAHKRLAREEVARANYSRFMPEYVVKQLLENPDSFRLGGANQTITVLFADIRGFTSLSENENPEKVVGLLNLYFSAMTEIIFEHGGTLDKYIGDELMALFGAPTATPEDARNALKAAAAMQKRLITLNTELVDLGFSQIAVGIGLHTGEATIGYIGSERRSEYTAIGDTVNLASRLQSNAAGGQILVSEATAQAAGAVFPLTKREPLVVKNRLQPVDLFEVKWV, encoded by the coding sequence TTGGACGCAATACTAAAAATTACAGAGCCAACCGGCAGAACGTGGGAAGTAAAACTTGTCCACGCCAAAACCTATTCGATCGGGCGTGCAAGAGAGAATGATATTGTCCTCGACGACCGGCGAGTGTCAAGAAAGCACGCCTTTATTTTCGGCGATGGCAAAACATTTAAGGTTATCGACGGCCATCTCGAAAATGGCCAGCTCATCCGCAGCGTCAATCACGTTTTTGTAAACGGAAATATTCAGATCCAGTGTCCACTCACCGCTGATGACGTCATTACTATCGGGGAGAGCAAGCTGAGATTTCTCGTTGGTGTGGGTGATTCTGACGTTGTTTTGGAAAACGATCCGATTCCCCAATTAGCCGTTACCGCCGAGCATGATGCTGGGACTGAAAAGTCGCAGCCTATTAATTACGACGATGCTCCACTTGGCCATACGCAGGTTCAGATCTCGGTGAATGACCTTATTGGCCGGCGTTCAAGCTTGTCACTTGAGAATGCTGTTGCGACACCTGAGGAGATCAAGGATCTTCGGCGAAAAGCAAAAATACTCGGGCTTCTCTTTGAAATGAGCAAAACGTTGGGCACCGTCTTTGATCTTGAAGAGATATTTGAGCGAGCGACTGACCTTATCTTTCGCGGAACTCCGGCCGATCGCGTTGTGGCCCTGCTGACAGATGAAAATGACAATTCGGTTTCGTTCGATCTCAGCCTGTATCAGATCGGAGCCAAAACGCGCGAAGAAAGCATAAAGAAATTGACCGATAAACTAACCGTCAGCCGGACGATCACGCAAAAAGTAATGCGCGACCGCGTTGCGATCCTGTCGCAGGACGCAAAGACTGACGAGCAATTTCAAGGCGCAGAGTCGATCGTCGCGCAAGGCGTTCGCTCAACGATCTGTGCTCCGTTGATAACGCAATCGAGCGTTCACGGAGTTCTTTACGCCGATAGGCTTGATCCATTTGCAGCGTTTTCGCCGGACCATTTAGAGTTGATCAGCGCAGTGGCGGCGCAAACAGCGGTAACAGTCGAAACCGTGAAAGCCCACAAGCGCCTTGCCCGCGAAGAAGTTGCACGTGCTAATTACAGCCGCTTCATGCCTGAGTATGTCGTAAAACAGCTTCTCGAAAACCCCGATTCATTCCGTCTAGGCGGTGCCAATCAGACGATCACCGTTCTCTTTGCCGACATTCGCGGATTTACCTCGTTGTCGGAAAATGAGAATCCGGAAAAGGTTGTCGGTTTGTTAAATCTCTACTTTTCCGCAATGACCGAGATAATTTTCGAGCATGGCGGAACGCTTGATAAATATATCGGTGACGAATTGATGGCTTTGTTCGGAGCACCTACCGCAACGCCGGAAGATGCGAGAAATGCTCTCAAAGCCGCTGCAGCAATGCAGAAAAGGCTTATTACTCTAAACACGGAATTGGTCGATCTCGGCTTCTCGCAGATCGCGGTTGGCATCGGCCTTCATACCGGCGAAGCCACTATCGGCTACATTGGCTCCGAGCGGCGTTCTGAGTACACAGCGATCGGCGACACTGTTAATCTTGCTTCACGTCTCCAGTCAAATGCAGCCGGCGGACAGATACTTGTCAGCGAAGCAACCGCCCAAGCGGCGGGAGCTGTATTCCCGTTAACAAAACGAGAACCGCTCGTTGTAAAAAATCGCTTGCAACCGGTAGACCTATTTGAAGTAAAATGGGTCTGA